The following proteins are co-located in the Psilocybe cubensis strain MGC-MH-2018 chromosome 5, whole genome shotgun sequence genome:
- a CDS encoding Spindle pole body-associated protein sad1 has translation MSFSGTPLGQGRRLDHSTFLGKPPSNGSTQPSYAYGAPALGSRSPPKPVSPSRDRSRALDSESGHEDNEPALQRFARLKQRESATGIISRPGGPKTTTESLKPDKWPYKDTSVNIANAFVQAASGADMSSSYTNPHNASWASSRGDKAPLPRSTSEDYENHVHHANKRLAPPPDKLGRAPTTTRKPPSKAGSSLHVPDSEEEANTSGRAKSPLLEHGLSFAKQALGAAAFYVRQQSREPENLSNEHPPPNPGNGATNTNGNDSSYDYAAEEQDFQASKRNAPKRGRISVDNKAYKPSLSDDEYSEYSDDDGKKRRKRKSKKGPSGGPLTTLPVVAADKRRRRKGQGSKPNAGGQDESESDSDENTQTESVLQSAQQRASLTRTSNPPVSRGSVSRLSQEPPEYNGDDSLISANQGLESIPEIDENALPTEPIRQSSQPRRGRSRTPAPHAIPRSFSVGGLLGTIVHIFIKLSLWIVSGVLSALNMLSFLFGQVFGTTFDIVLRRPIGWAWSVSHLGKYVIPGLVMVSAWYILQNDPLSSYLPSLSFPSRTPIAPPPSNVVDLANRILRLDTLMLEISNELKGIKHKVDDSVKRQAEILGSLSITEDRLSSKVKNVADSDAKAREDVTRTIRGVQQHVEVLQSQLVIQQKLHEKEKEQRTSAASGSDEDARAQIRILEEKLANVQGSIQEALELGKKAIAAVPVAVPAAQSGPAWWNKITHGSDSKSTLQIKSADGQDVTGLVSQMVDSAVSRMSKDTVAKADYALFSGGAVVIPRLTSPLMEIRPRGLSSKIFGLFSGGATYVSRPPTKALHPDMHNGQCWPFAGTHGRLGVALAFPIHIEEFTIDHIAKELAYEMLAAPRDMEVWGMVEGKENVERVSAWKADRAARAEAGEEESVHDSIPYPSELPKNPEFVRLANFTYDINAPSNVQTFSVDPEIKELGIDVGIVVLRVLNNWGRDEFTCLYRFRVHGERIGPAIPKPLLENS, from the exons ATGTCATTTTCGGGCACACCTTTAGGTCAAGGCAGGCGTCTCGATCATAGTACTTTTCTCGGTAAACCCCCATCGAACGGGAGCACACAACCATCCTACGCATACGG CGCACCAGCGCTCGGTTCTAGATCCCCTCCGAAACCTGTATCTCCCTCTCGGGACAGAAGTAGGGCTCTCGACTCGGAATCAGGGCACGAAGACAACGAACCCGCCCTACAACGCTTTGCTCGGCTTAAACAGCGAGAATCAGCGACTGGCATTATCTCACGTCCAGGCGGCCCAAAAACAACCACAGAATCTCTCAAACCAGACAAGTGGCCCTATAAGGACACATCCGTCAACATTGCCAACGCCTTTGTCCAGGCAGCAAGCGGTGCTGACATGTCTTCGTCATATACCAATCCCCACAACGCATCATGGGCTTCATCCCGGGGTGATAAGGCCCCCCTTCCGCGCAGTACATCGGAAGACTATGAAAACCATGTCCACCATGCCAACAAAAGACTCGCTCCCCCTCCAGATAAACTCGGACGTGCACCTACTACTACCAGAAAACCCCCCTCAAAGGCCGGTTCATCCTTGCACGTGCCAGATTCTGAGGAGGAAGCCAATACATCTGGTCGGGCAAAAAGTCCTCTACTGGAACACGGCCTATCCTTCGCTAAACAGGCGTTAGGAGCTGCTGCGTTTTACGTTCGACAACAATCTCGCGAACCAGAGAACCTGTCAAACGAACATCCACCCCCCAATCCTGGAAATGGTGCCACGAATACCAATGGCAACGATTCCAGTTATGACTATGCTGCAGAGGAGCAGGACTTCCAAGCGTCGAAACGTAACGCGCCCAAACGTGGTCGTATATCAGTCGACAATAAGGCATACAAACCATCATTATCGGATGATGAGTACTCAGAATATTCAGACGAtgatggaaagaaaagaagaaagaggaagtcGAAGAAAGGTCCAAGCGGAGGCCCATTAACCACACTTCCTGTTGTAGCGGCCGacaagagaaggaggagaaaaggTCAAGGCTCCAAGCCCAATGCCGGAGGTCAAGACGAATCTGAAAGCGATAGTGATGAGAATACTCAAACAGAAAGC GTATTGCAATCTGCCCAGCAGCGCGCATCATTAACACGAACATCAAATCCCCCTGTGTCACGAGGATCAGTTTCACGGTTGTCTCAAGAACCTCCAGAGTATAATGGGGATGATTCGTTAATTTCAGCCAATCAAGGTCTGGAATCAATACCAGAGATCGACGAGAATGCTTTGCCTACAGAACCTATACGACAATCTTCGCAAccacgacgaggaagatcaCGGACGCCGGCACCGCATGCTATTCCACGGTCTTTTTCTGTGGGAGGTCTGCTTGGTACCATCGTTCATATTTTCATTAAATTATCACTGTGGATTGTTTCTGGCGTTCTTTCTGCTCTCAACAtgctttctttcctttttggTCAAGTTTTTGGCACAACGTTCGACATTGTCCTACGGCGGCCCATAGGATGGGCATGGAGTGTGAGCCATCTTGGAAAATACGTGATACCCGGCCTGGTTATGGTCTCTGCATGGTATATCCTTCAAAATGATCCTTTATCTTCGTATCTGCCCAGCCTCTCCTTCCCTTCGCGCACACCCATTGCCCCGCCCCCATCAAACGTTGTCGATCTCGCCAATCGGATTCTTCGTTTAGACACGCTAATGCTCGAAATTTCCAACGAACTCAAGGGAATTAAGCACAAGGTGGATGACAGTGTCAAGAGACAGGCGGAAATATTGGGCAGCCTCAGTATAACGGAAGACCGTCTTTCCTCGAAAGTAAAGAACGTCGCGGACTCGGACGCCAAAGCGAGGGAGGATGTTACGAGGACAATTCGTGGGGTCCAACAGCACGTAGAAGTTCTTCAGTCGCAACTTGTCATCCAGCAAAAGTTGCacgaaaaggaaaaggaacaaAGAACTTCGGCGGCAAGCGGTAGTGATGAAGATGCGAGGGCGCAGATCAGGATTCTGGAGGAGAAACTTGCTAATGTGCAAGGAAGCATTCAGGAAGCTCTTGAACTTGGCAAGAAAGCAATCGCTGCTGTCCCCGTCGCAGTACCTGCTGCACAATCAGGCCCTGCTTGGTGGAACAAGATTACTCATGGGTCTGATTCCAAGTCGACTTTACAAATCAAATCTGCAGACGGGCAGGACGTCACTGGATTGGTCTCGCAGATGGTCGACTCTGCAGTGTCGAGGATGAGCAAGGACACTGTAGCCAAGGCTGATTATGCCTTGTTCTCCGGCGGAGCTGTCGTTATTCCTCGCTTGACATCACCTCTTATGGAGATCAGACCACGCGGCCTCTCGAGCAAAATATTCGGTCTTTTCAGCGGTGGTGCGACATATGTGTCCCGGCCGCCTACTAAGGCTCTTCATCCAGATATGCATAATGGACAATGTTGGCCTTTCGCCGGTACCCATGGCCGTCTGGGAGTTGCACTGGCTTTCCCAATACACATCGAAGAGTTTACAATCGACCATATCGCGAAGGAATTGGCGTATGAGATGCTTGCTGCACCGAGGGACATGGAGGTTTGGGGTATGgtggaaggcaaggagaaTGTTGAACGTGTCAGCGCTTGGAAAGCTGATCGCGCAGCTCGTGCGGAAGCAGGCGAAGAGGAATCGGTACATGACAGTATTCCATACCCCTCAGAACTACCCAAGAACCCTGAATTCGTGCGCCTGGCTAACTTCACGTACGACATCAATGCCCCGAGCAATGTGCAGACGTTCTCTGTGGACCCGGAAATCAAGGAACTTGGTATTGATGTTGGAATTGTAGTTCTTCGGGTGCTCAATAACTGGGGAAGGGACGAGTTTACCTGTCTCTACCGATTCCGTGTGCATGGAGAGCGCATAGGACCAGCTATTCCTAAGCCTCTGTTAGAGAATTCATAA
- a CDS encoding putative proline iminopeptidase, protein MYPEREPFEVGKLKVSDIHTLYYEVSGKRDGSPVVFLHGGPGGGVHPSDRGFFNPEKYKIVLFDQRGAGKSTPSACLEENTTWDLVKDIEKLREFLKIEKWHVFGGSWGSTLSLAYAQSHPDRVKSLVLRGIFTLRKSELKFFYQEGASHLFPEAWDEYIAPIPEAERKDMILAYHAQLNSTDEETRLKAAKAWARWEMWTSKLLVDPAHIAHADDDNFANAFARIENHYFVNEGFMREGQLLEPQEIDKMQVSLYLSSYQNLMDFRRHIPTIVVQGRYDVVCPATTAYALKKVFPQLTLNIVPDAGHSSREPGIARLLVEATDSFADL, encoded by the exons ATGTATCCTGAGAGAGAGCCATTTGAAGTCGGCAAGCTTAAGGTCTCCGATATCCACACTCTCTA TTATGAGGTGTCTGGAAAGAGAGATGGCTCTCCAG TCGTTTTCCTCCACG GCGGTCCTGGAGGTGGTGTACATCCTAGCGATAGAGGTTTCTTCAACCCGGAGAAATACAAG ATCGTTCTCTTTGATCAAAGAGGCGCGGGGAAATCTACTCC GAGCGCCTGTCTTGAAGAAAACACGACCTGGGATCTGGTAAAAGATATCGAAAAGTTAAGAGAGTTTctcaagattgagaaatgGCATGTGTTTGGAGGGTCAtgg GGGTCGACGTTATCTCTGGCATACGCTCAA AGTCATCCTGATCGCGTGAAAAGCTTGGTCCTCCG AGGGATATTCACTCTGCGCAAAAG CGAGCTCAAGttcttctaccaagaaggAGCATCACACCTGTTTCCAGAAGCTTG GGATGAATATATTGCCCCAATCCCTGAAGCTGAGAGGAAGGACATGATATTGGCGTACCATGCCCAATTAAATTCGACAGACGAAGAGACCCGTCTCAAAGCTGCTAAAGCTTGGGCAAGATGGGA AATGTGGACCTCAAAACTTTTAGTAGATCCGGCTCATATTGCTCACGCAGATGATGATAATTTTGCCAA TGCCTTTGCACGCATTGAGAACCACTATTTCGTCAACGAA GGTTTCATGAGGGAGGGCCAATTACTTGAGCCTCAGGAAATCGATAAGATGCAAGTGTCGCTGTATTTATCTTCCTACCAAAATCTGATGGATTTTAGACGGCACATTCCCACCATCGTAGTTCAAGGAAGATATGACGTCGTTTGTCCG GCCACAACTGCTTATGCTCTCAAGAAG GTCTTCCCGCAGCTCACTTTAAATATTGTGCCCGATGCAGGTCACTCGTCCCGAGAGCCAGGTATTGCCAGATTACTCGTCGAG GCAACTGACTCGTTCGCcgacttgtaa
- a CDS encoding CRAL-TRIO domain-containing protein C23B6.04c: MSTAEKVFLPIPPPVTPYKDDPRAVLSKSEQAMYDEVLAHFTRADPVYVIPNIEKGELTEQEKFWLSRECLLRYLRASKWKVSGAIQRLESTLAWRREFGMYDTLNANLVEPEAVTGKEVLYGYDTTGKPACYMIPSRQNTTEGTRQIQYAVWMLERCVDLMGPGVETLALLINFGDRGKNPSVSTALSVLHILQNHYPERLGLALIINVPFLVNAFFKMVMPLVDPITRQKVKFNPEIFKDGFFTKDNVMREWSGDCNFEYQHEKYWPNLVSICEERVKIWFENWKALGAKIGISEWAYKQTGTPNLEEEKKGEASVTVSPAADAAESIATPGATTTTANAAPETTGKVTEEPSAETPVKKSAGEAPAPVASHATSTGAAVVAGGAISGADANAGDSSAAADGGAAE, translated from the exons ATGTCCACCGCGGAGAAGGTTTTCTTACCTATCCCACCACCGGTAACACCCTACAAGGATGATCCTCGGGCCGTTCTGTCCAAGTCCGAGCAGGCAATGTATGATGAGGTGTTAGCACACTTTACCCGTGCCGACCCAGTCTACGTTATCCCCAACATTGAGAAGGGCGAGCTCACTGAACAGGAGAAGTTTTGGCTATCTCGTGAATGCCTTCTTCG GTATCTTCGTGCATCCAAGTGGAAGGTTTCTGGGGCAATACAGAGATTGGAAAGCACTTTAGCATGGCGTCGTGAATTTGGCATGTACGACACTCTTAATGCCAATCTCGTCGAGCCTGAG GCAGTTACTGGAAAAGAAGTACTCTATGGCTATGACACCACCGGAAAGCCAGCATGCTACATGATTCCTAGTCGCCAAAATACGACAGAGGGGACGCGTCAAATCCAATACGCGGTCTGGATGCTTGAGCGCTGCGTTGATTTGATGGGCCCTGGTGTCGA GACTCTCGCACTCCTCATCAATTTTGGAGACAGAGGCAAGAACCCATCGGTCTCCACTGCTCTATCCGTGTTGCACATCCTGCAGAACCATTATCCTGAACGCCTGGGTCTCGCGCTCATCATCAATGTTCCCTTCCTTGTCAACGCGTTCTTTAAGATGGTCATGCCCTTAGTTGACCCCATTACACGTCAAAAAGTTAAGTTCAACCCggaaattttcaaagatggGTTCTTCACCAAGGACAATGTCATGAGGGAATGGTCTGGAGACTGCAACTTTGAGTACCAACACGAAAAATACTGGCCCAACCTGGTCAGTATATGCGAGGAGCGCGTCAAGATTTGGTTTGAGAACTGGAAGGCCCTCGGCGCGAAGATTGGGATCAGCGAGTGGGCATACAAGCAAACTGGTACCCCAAACCtcgaggaagagaaaaaaggggAGGCTTCAGTTACCGTCTCCCCTGCCGCTGATGCTGCAGAGTCTATTGCAACTCCCGGGGCTACTAcaaccacagccaacgctGCGCCAGAGACGACGGGCAAAGTGACTGAAGAGCCATCCGCTGAAACGCCAGTCAAGAAATCAGCTGGTGAAGCACCCGCTCCCGTTGCTTCTCATGCTACCAGCACTGGGGCCGCTGTTGTTGCAGGTGGTGCTATCAGTGGAGCAGATGCGAATGCTGGGGACAGCTCAGCTGCTGCCGACGGAGGAGCTGCAGAGTAG
- a CDS encoding Cytochrome P450 monooxygenase 91, with amino-acid sequence MLSLLLLGVFYFGIAWATWNFIKSRTYRSVLKNIPGPPAGSWISGSLKQMMNPKAWDFHQSLADTYGGLSRTKGVFGSDELYVYDPKAMHHILVKDQYIYEETDAFIASNKMIFGAGIFTTLGDDHRRQRKMLNPVFSIAHMREMVPIFYDVAHKVHYTFFQVRNILKYEIFQVRRVFITKTQGGPQEIDVLTWMTRLALELIGQSGLGYTFDELTENAVQHPYGIASKSLVPAQGQEAMLFTTLMPTLSKIGTPAFRRFIVDHLPFKVVKEVRDIIDVLYETAVEIFDSKKKALEAGDEALAAQVGRGKDIISILMKANMAASGEDKLTDKDVLGQIMSLSFAATDTTSSALSRTFHLLALHKDVQDRLREEIRNARKECGGEDIGYDMLVSLPYLDAICRETLRLYPPVSFIMRTARKDIVLPLATPIKGLNGQQISEVPVPAGTNVFVSILASNRNPDLWGPDSYEWKPERWLSPLPEPLITAHMPGIYSHLMTFIGGGRACIGFKFSQLEMKVVLALMVENLEFSLAKQEIIWQMTGIVTPNTDPDSTTPTMPMIISQAK; translated from the exons ATGCTCTCCCTTTTACTACTAGGTGTTTTCTACTTCGGGATCGCATGGGCTACATGGAATTTCATAAAGAGCCGTACCTATCGATCGGTACTTAAGAATATTCCAGGTCCTCCAGCGGGATCGTGGATATCAG GTTCACTCAAACAAATGATGAACCCAAAGGCATGGGATTTCCATCAAAGCCTTGCTGATACAT ACGGAGGGCTTTCGCGCACAAAAGGAGTATTTGGG TCCGATGAGCTCTATGTTTACGACCCGAAGGCCATGCATCATATTCTTGTCAAG GACCAATATATATATGAGGAAACTGATGCTTTCATCGC ATCGAATAAGATGATTTTTGGTGCTGGTATATTCACCACACTTG GTGATGATCATCGTCGGCAGCGTAAGATGTTGAACCCTGTCTTTTCGATCGCTCATATGCGCGAGATGG TCCCTATATTCTATGATGTCGCACATAAGGTGCATTACACATTCTTTCAAGTTAGAAATATACTGAAGTATGAAATTTTCCAGGTCCGAAGGGTATTCATCACCAAGACGCAGGGCGGACCGCAAGAA ATTGATGTCCTCACCTGGATGACTCGACTAGCATTGGAACTGATTGGTCAAAGTGGGCTTGGGTATACGTTCGACGAACTTACTGAAAATGCAGTTCAACACCCATATGGAATCGCGTCCAAATCCTTGGT ACCCGCGCAAGGCCAGGAAGCCATGTTATTCACAACTTTGATGCCGACACTTTCGAAAATTGGCACGCCAGCTTTTCGAAGGTTTATCGTTGATCATCTGCCTTTTAAAGTAGTGAAGGAAGTAAGGGATATTATAGACGTCCTTTACGAAACAGCGGTCGAGATCTTCgactcaaaaaagaaagccCTGGAAGCAGGAGATGAAGCGCTTGCCGCCCAGGTTGGGAGGGGCAAAGATATCATTAGTATATTGA TGAAAGCGAATATGGCTGCCTCAGGAGAAGACAAACTGACCGACAAAGACGTTTTAGGCCAAATTAT GTCCTTATCCTTTGCTGCAACCGACACGACCTCGAGTGCTTTATCTCGAACATTCCACCTACTTGCACTTCATAAAGACGTTCAAGACAGGTTAAGAGAGGAGATCAGAAATGCTCGAAAGGAATGTGGTGGAGAAGATATTGGATATGACATGCTTGTTTCACTACCATACCTTGACGCAATTTGCAGGGAAACACTCCGCCT CTACCCTCCTGTGTCGTTTATAATGAGGAC CGCTCGAAAAGACATCGTTTTACCACTTGCCACGCCAATCAAAGGCCTTAACGGCCAGCAAATAAGTGAAGTACCGGTTCCTGCGGGCACCAACGTTTTTGTTTCTATCTTGGCTTCGAACAGGAATCCAGACCTGTGGGGTCCAGATTCATACGAATGGAAGCCTGAAAGGTGGCTCAGTCCCTTACCCGAGCCTTTGATTACAGCTCATATGCCTGGAATATACTCTCACCT GATGACGTTCATTGGAGGCGGTAGAGCTTGCAT TGGTTTCAAATTTTCGCAACTCGAGATGA AGGTTGTTCTTGCACTCATGGTGGAAAATCTGGAATTCTCCCTCGCAAAACAGGAGATTATCTGGCAAATGACAGGCATCGTTACGCCCAACACGGACCCCGATAGCACTACACCAACTATGCCTATGATAATTAGCCAGGCAAAGTGA
- a CDS encoding Cytochrome P450 monooxygenase 91: MILYTSLAVSLAITWALWRFVRPLLFPTMLDNVPGPKSDSWITGSLLQIIGNNAWGFHKEIGQTYGGIVRIKGILGRNDLYVSDAKALHHILIKDQYVYEETDDFIESNKIIFGKGIFTSLGEEHRRQRKMLNPVFSIAHMKEMVPIFYGVARKVHQTLLGKTYNGPQEVDIADWMTRLALELIGQSGLGYSFDALTEDAVRHPPSQGPKIALMQMSILPYLTRIGTPRFRRFVVDCLPFKEIQDLKGVLDVLHKTSEEILESKRKAIAEGDEAVAAQIGRGKDIISILLKANIHASEAERLSEEELLGQVTSLTFAATDTTSGALSRTFDLLAHHKDVQAKLREEIVTARKENGGEDLGYEQLVSLPYLDAICRETLRLYAPISQLRRVARSDIILPLGSPIKGLDGKDISEIPIPSGTTIHMSILNSNRNSELWGDDADQWKPERWLNALPNALVNARIPGVYSHLLTFLGGGRSCIGFKFSQLEMKVVLALLLENLEFSPSDKNVFWSMTGISTPNTNPDSNTPTLPLLIKRIDQD; this comes from the exons ATGATTTTATACACATCGTTGGCTGTCTCACTGGCAATTACGTGGGCACTCTGGCGGTTCGTGCGACCTCTACTTTTCCCGACAATGCTAGACAATGTACCGGGACCAAAATCAGACTCTTGGATCACGG GATCCCTACTTCAAATAATCGGAAATAATGCCTGGGGATTTCATAAGGAAATTGGTCAAACGT ATGGAGGAATAGTTCGAATCAAAGGCATACTTGGG AGGAATGATCTTTATGTATCCGACGCCAAAGCATTGCACCACATTTTAATCAAG GATCAATATGTATACGAAGAGACTGACGATTTTATCGA GTCAAACAAAATTATCTTCGGGAAAGGGATATTTACGTCCTTAG GCGAAGAGCATCGTCGGCAACGGAAAATGCTGAATCCCGTATTTTCTATTGCACATATGAAAGAAATGG TGCCAATTTTTTATGGTGTTGCACGTAAG GTTCACCAAACGCTTCTTGGGAAGACATACAATGGACCTCAGGAGGTCGATATTGCGGACTGGATGACGCGCTTGGCTCTTGAACTCATTGGACAGAGTGGATTGGGATATAGCTTCGACGCACTTACCGAGGATGCAGTGCGCCACCC TCCTTCCCAAGGTCCCAAAATTGCCCTAATGCAAATGTCCATCCTTCCTTATCTTACTCGAATCGGAACTCCACGATTTAGACGGTTCGTTGTTGATTGTCTTCCTTTCAAGGAAATCCAGGACCTCAAAGGTGTCCTTGATGTTTTACACAAAACGTCAGAGGAAATATTAGAGTCGAAAAGGAAGGCCATTGCTGAGGGTGATGAGGCAGTGGCCGCTCAGATTGGCAGGGGAAAGGACATTATCAGTATCCTCT TGAAGGCAAACATACATGCCTCCGAGGCTGAAAGACTGTCTGAAGAGGAACTTTTGGGACAAGTCAC CTCTTTAACATTTGCCGCCACAGACACCACTTCTGGGGCTCTTTCTCGCACTTTTGATCTCTTAGCTCACCACAAAGATGTTCAGGCAAAATTGCGGGAGGAGATCGTGACTGCTCGCAAGGAGAATGGAGGAGAAGATCTGGGATATGAGCAATTGGTTTCGTTGCCCTATTTAGACGCCATTTGCCGAGAAACTCTTCGACT TTATGCTCCTATTAGTCAACTTAGAAGAGT GGCCCGCAGCGACATTATATTGCCCTTGGGTTCGCCCATTAAAGGACTGGACGGAAAGGATATATCAGAAATTCCTATTCCTAGTGGTACGACTATTCACATGTCGATCCTCAATTCGAATAGGAATTCGGAACTTTGGGGAGACGACGCGGATCAGTGGAAGCCTGAAAGGTGGTTGAATGCACTACCTAACGCTTTAGTCAATGCCCGGATCCCAGGAGTCTATTCGCACTT ATTGACATTCCTTGGAGGAGGCAGATCCTGCAT TGGTTTCAAGTTCTCTCAACTAGAGATGA AGGTTGTTCTCGCGCTTTTACTTGAAAATCTCGAGTTCAGTCCTAGTGACAAAAATGTTTTCTGGTCAATGACTGGAATCAGCACCCCCAATACAAATCCGGACAGCAACACACCAACACTCCCCTTACTTATCAAAAGGATTGATCAGGATTAA